In Musa acuminata AAA Group cultivar baxijiao chromosome BXJ3-9, Cavendish_Baxijiao_AAA, whole genome shotgun sequence, a single genomic region encodes these proteins:
- the LOC135585831 gene encoding D-lactate dehydrogenase [cytochrome], mitochondrial-like isoform X2, which produces MAFLSTFFSRIASKPHLRRPFRASLPPGPTQPPRSGASGDRLLAWSRGLVPFAVAAGAALAFDLHPVAVPSFCDPGIDLRVGGKDSTELVVKGARREAPEEFIQELKDFLQDNLTVDYEERRFHGEPQNSFHRSVNVPDVVVFPGSQDDVQKIVAACNKYKVPIVPYGGATSIEGHTLAPHGGVCIDMSLMKKIKSLNVEDLDIVVEPGIGWIELNEYLKPYGLFFPLDPGPGATIGGMCATRCSGSLAVRYGTMRDNVINLQVVLANGEIIKTGSRARKSAAGYDLTRLLIGSEGTLGIITEVTLRLQRLPQHSVVAMCNFQTIKDAADVAIATMLSGIQVSRVELLDEVQVKAINIANGKNLPEAPTLMFEFIGTEAYAREQTLIVQKIVSEHNGSDFVYVENAIDKEELWKIRKEALWACFAMAPNNYEAMTTDVCVPLSRLAECISKSKQELDASSLLCTVIAHAGDGNFHTIIMFDPEQEEQRQEAERLNHFMVHTALSLEVYVYKYSTRTTN; this is translated from the exons ATGGCGTTCCTCTCTACCTTCTTCTCTCGCATCGCTTCCAAACCCCACCTCCGCCGACCTTTCCGCGCCTCTCTCCCTCCCGGTCCCACCCAACCCCCGCGATCGGGTGCCTCCGGGGACCGCCTCCTCGCCTGGTCGCGCGGTCTCGTACCATTCGCCGTCGCCGCCGGCGCTGCCCTCGCTTTCGATCTCCATCCTGTTGCCGTCCCCTCCTTCTGCGACCCAGGCATCGATCTCCG GGTTGGAGGGAAGGATAGCACCGAATTAGTGGTGAAGGGTGCTCGTCGGGAGGCGCCCGAGGAGTTCATCCAAGAGCTAAAAGATTTTCTTCAA GATAACCTGACAGTGGACTATGAAGAACGGCGTTTTCATGGGGAGCCGCAGAACAGCTTCCACAGATCTGTGAATGTTCCTGATGTGGTCGTTTTCCCAGG ATCACAGGATGATGTACAGAAAATTGTTGCAGCATGTAATAAGTACAAG GTTCCTATAGTACCATATGGAGGAGCTACTTCAATTGAGGGCCACACTTTAGCCCCACATGGAGGTGTATGCATTGATATGTCACTGATGAAA AAAATTAAGTCTCTAAATGTTGAGGACTTGGATATAGTTGTTGAGCCAGGGATTGGATGGATTGAACTGAATGAGTATTTGAAGCCTTACGGCCTTTTCTTCCCACTTGACCCAG GTCCTGGGGCTACTATAGGAGGCATGTGTGCTACTCGTTGCTCTGGCTCTTTAGCTGTAAG GTATGGAACAATGCGAGACAATGTCATCAATCTTCAG GTTGTTCTAGCAAATGGTGAGATCATCAAGACTGGTTCACGAGCTCGGAAGAGTGCTGCTGG ATATGATTTGACTCGCTTGTTGATTGGAAGTGAAGGCACTCTAGGTATAATTACAGAAGTTACATTGCGTCTTCAAAGACTTCCTCAGCATTCAGTG GTAGCTATGTGCAATTTTCAAACGATAAAGGATGCTGCTGATGTTGCCATAGCCACAATGCTTTCCGGTATACAG GTCTCAAGGGTGGAGCTCTTGGATGAGGTTCAAGTAAAGGCAATTAACATAGCAAATGGGAAAAACTTACCTGAAGCTCCCACCTTAATGTTTGAATTTATAGGCACAG AAGCATATGCACGGGAGCAGACGTTGATTGTTCAGAAGATTGTTTCGGAACATAATGGATCTGATTTTGTTTATGTGGAAAATGCCATTGATAAAGAGGAACTCTGGAAG ATAAGAAAGGAGGCGCTTTGGGCTTGCTTTGCAATGGCACCTAATAATTATGAAGCAATGACCACG GATGTCTGTGTTCCTTTATCAAGGTTGGCAGAATGTATATCAAAATCTAAGCAAGAGCTTGATGCATCATCACTATTGTG CACGGTCATAGCTCACGCAGGTGATGGAAACTTCCACACAATTATTATGTTTGATCCAGAACAAGAAGAACAACGGCAAGAAGCAGAGAGACTAAACCATTTTATGGTTCACACTGCCTTATCCCTGGAAG TATATGTTTACAAGTATAGTACAAGAACAACTAACTAG
- the LOC135585831 gene encoding D-lactate dehydrogenase [cytochrome], mitochondrial-like isoform X1, with protein sequence MAFLSTFFSRIASKPHLRRPFRASLPPGPTQPPRSGASGDRLLAWSRGLVPFAVAAGAALAFDLHPVAVPSFCDPGIDLRVGGKDSTELVVKGARREAPEEFIQELKDFLQDNLTVDYEERRFHGEPQNSFHRSVNVPDVVVFPGSQDDVQKIVAACNKYKVPIVPYGGATSIEGHTLAPHGGVCIDMSLMKKIKSLNVEDLDIVVEPGIGWIELNEYLKPYGLFFPLDPGPGATIGGMCATRCSGSLAVRYGTMRDNVINLQVVLANGEIIKTGSRARKSAAGYDLTRLLIGSEGTLGIITEVTLRLQRLPQHSVVAMCNFQTIKDAADVAIATMLSGIQVSRVELLDEVQVKAINIANGKNLPEAPTLMFEFIGTEAYAREQTLIVQKIVSEHNGSDFVYVENAIDKEELWKIRKEALWACFAMAPNNYEAMTTDVCVPLSRLAECISKSKQELDASSLLCTVIAHAGDGNFHTIIMFDPEQEEQRQEAERLNHFMVHTALSLEGTCTGEHGVGTGKMKYLEKELGSGALRTMKRIKSVLDPNDIMNPGKLIPPHVCI encoded by the exons ATGGCGTTCCTCTCTACCTTCTTCTCTCGCATCGCTTCCAAACCCCACCTCCGCCGACCTTTCCGCGCCTCTCTCCCTCCCGGTCCCACCCAACCCCCGCGATCGGGTGCCTCCGGGGACCGCCTCCTCGCCTGGTCGCGCGGTCTCGTACCATTCGCCGTCGCCGCCGGCGCTGCCCTCGCTTTCGATCTCCATCCTGTTGCCGTCCCCTCCTTCTGCGACCCAGGCATCGATCTCCG GGTTGGAGGGAAGGATAGCACCGAATTAGTGGTGAAGGGTGCTCGTCGGGAGGCGCCCGAGGAGTTCATCCAAGAGCTAAAAGATTTTCTTCAA GATAACCTGACAGTGGACTATGAAGAACGGCGTTTTCATGGGGAGCCGCAGAACAGCTTCCACAGATCTGTGAATGTTCCTGATGTGGTCGTTTTCCCAGG ATCACAGGATGATGTACAGAAAATTGTTGCAGCATGTAATAAGTACAAG GTTCCTATAGTACCATATGGAGGAGCTACTTCAATTGAGGGCCACACTTTAGCCCCACATGGAGGTGTATGCATTGATATGTCACTGATGAAA AAAATTAAGTCTCTAAATGTTGAGGACTTGGATATAGTTGTTGAGCCAGGGATTGGATGGATTGAACTGAATGAGTATTTGAAGCCTTACGGCCTTTTCTTCCCACTTGACCCAG GTCCTGGGGCTACTATAGGAGGCATGTGTGCTACTCGTTGCTCTGGCTCTTTAGCTGTAAG GTATGGAACAATGCGAGACAATGTCATCAATCTTCAG GTTGTTCTAGCAAATGGTGAGATCATCAAGACTGGTTCACGAGCTCGGAAGAGTGCTGCTGG ATATGATTTGACTCGCTTGTTGATTGGAAGTGAAGGCACTCTAGGTATAATTACAGAAGTTACATTGCGTCTTCAAAGACTTCCTCAGCATTCAGTG GTAGCTATGTGCAATTTTCAAACGATAAAGGATGCTGCTGATGTTGCCATAGCCACAATGCTTTCCGGTATACAG GTCTCAAGGGTGGAGCTCTTGGATGAGGTTCAAGTAAAGGCAATTAACATAGCAAATGGGAAAAACTTACCTGAAGCTCCCACCTTAATGTTTGAATTTATAGGCACAG AAGCATATGCACGGGAGCAGACGTTGATTGTTCAGAAGATTGTTTCGGAACATAATGGATCTGATTTTGTTTATGTGGAAAATGCCATTGATAAAGAGGAACTCTGGAAG ATAAGAAAGGAGGCGCTTTGGGCTTGCTTTGCAATGGCACCTAATAATTATGAAGCAATGACCACG GATGTCTGTGTTCCTTTATCAAGGTTGGCAGAATGTATATCAAAATCTAAGCAAGAGCTTGATGCATCATCACTATTGTG CACGGTCATAGCTCACGCAGGTGATGGAAACTTCCACACAATTATTATGTTTGATCCAGAACAAGAAGAACAACGGCAAGAAGCAGAGAGACTAAACCATTTTATGGTTCACACTGCCTTATCCCTGGAAG